Genomic segment of Dactylococcopsis salina PCC 8305:
TCAAATCAAAGCGTCAGGGAAAGCAGTGGGTTTACCAGACGGACAAATGGGAAACTCAGAAGTCGGTCATCTCAATATCGGCGCGGGGAGAGTTGTTCCCCAAGAGTTGGTTCGCATCAGCGACGCGGTAGAAGATGGCTCGATTTTAGAAAATGCAGCTTTGTTGGAAACCTGTGAAAAGGTGAAAGCCAGCGACGGAAAACTCCACTTAATGGGGTTATGTTCTAATGGCGGCGTTCATTCTCATCTTTCTCATTTATTGGGTTTATTGAAACTGGCACAAGCGCAAGGTATCAGCGAGGTTTGTATTCACGCTTTCACCGATGGACGGGATACGAATCCTCACGCGGGTGTTAGCGCGATCGAGCAGATTCAAGAGTATATAGACCAAATAGGAATCGGGAAAATTGTCACCGTCAGTGGTCGCTATTACGCAATGGATCGCGATCATCGCTGGGATCGTATCCAAAAAGCCTACGATGTCATTGGTCAGGGAGAGTGTGAAACGGAAACCTCTCCCATTGAGCTTTTAAAGAGCCATTATGACCTAAAAGTCACTGACGAGTTTATTCCTCCCACTCGTATCGCTTCGGGAGGTGTAGAAGCTGGCGACGGTGTGATCTTTTTTAATTTTCGCCCCGATCGCGCTCGACAGTTGACCAGAGCCTTCACTGATCCTGATTTTGATGGCTTCGATCGAACTTGGATTAATCCCTTACATTTTGCCACCTTTACCCAATATGACGCTTCCCTTTCGGTAGAAGTCGCCTTCAAACCGCAAAACTTAACCAATATCTTAGGAGAAGTAATCGCCAACGCGGGATTACGACAGTTGCGAACCGCCGAAACCGAAAAATATCCTCACG
This window contains:
- the gpmI gene encoding 2,3-bisphosphoglycerate-independent phosphoglycerate mutase, yielding MTDAPIAPVVLVILDGWGENQSETANAIALGNTPIMDSLRAVYPLTQIKASGKAVGLPDGQMGNSEVGHLNIGAGRVVPQELVRISDAVEDGSILENAALLETCEKVKASDGKLHLMGLCSNGGVHSHLSHLLGLLKLAQAQGISEVCIHAFTDGRDTNPHAGVSAIEQIQEYIDQIGIGKIVTVSGRYYAMDRDHRWDRIQKAYDVIGQGECETETSPIELLKSHYDLKVTDEFIPPTRIASGGVEAGDGVIFFNFRPDRARQLTRAFTDPDFDGFDRTWINPLHFATFTQYDASLSVEVAFKPQNLTNILGEVIANAGLRQLRTAETEKYPHVTYFFNGGEEKPFTGEDRKLINSPLVSTYDKAPAMSAEAVTDVACEAVEQGIYSLVVINYANPDMVGHTGNLNAAISAIETVDSCLGRLLESISKMGGTALITADHGNSEYMADEAGNPWTAHTTNLVPFIFLEGEKRKIPGHGGEVQLREGGCLADIAPTILEILQLPQPQEMTGESLIATSNVQVKRNRTPVDISL